A single Crateriforma conspicua DNA region contains:
- a CDS encoding non-ribosomal peptide synthetase yields the protein MDTFPSSSQTTFSGVTSHGTVPVVVQSRATDDRFPCSEAQLEIWLASQQSDEANCAYNEISSLTFHGALNVDALRSAINRVMARHASLRCDFADNGKDVRIHDSIAPSIRFLDWSTSPNEQREELAHHLIRDEGTEPFDLTSAPLIRFALQKFSNDHHKLTFTTHHLVMDGWSLSVFCHDLGAYYDQEIGVRPRQDLPPTDYRDFASAMKEYENSDQRQADESFWKQTYQGGIPNLDLPLQGRRRKLRTYAAARYDHTLPPHLIAKLKRVSAKSGCSLFNAMLAGFGAFVSRICGTNDLILGIPTAGQAATDLPELIGHCVNTMPLRITVDDSLSFAEHLTTTRTAMLDALDHQRLSFGSLLRMLAPPREPSRPPMVNVSLNVDPMIDTNQIGFNGLAVTPGIEPRAYENFDWFVNGVILNDDSIEMQVQYNRDLFTADAMRFYLQGFEAFLDAAIESPSQPIGRCPVMSVPQRQAVIADWNDTSLDLPDAATLHELFEAQAKQSVDRDAVEFQGRRLTYGEQETKSNQQARVLRNQGVQTGDLVGICVERSEQMLVHLYAIMKAGAAYVPLDPAYPTDRLAYMCDHSGLTMIVTQSHLIDRVAQFNKPMVAFDQMTRQIAEQRPEPLGIAGAPDDLCYVIYTSGSTGKPKGVQVPHGAVVNFLMSMQQEPGFTPDDVLLAVTTLSFDISVLELFLPTVTGGKVVILDSVSAADGNALSDAIDRHAITVLQATPSTWRLLIQSRWSSLKALDRQAETVGQSDMPQTLKALCGGEPMPGEIVGPLLKDCDELWNMYGPTETTVWSAAYKITDGTAPILIGKPIGNTQIYLLDSQGRETPPGCEGELHVGGAGVTRGYRNRDDLTDEKFIENRYRNPFADYVSDRLYRTGDIAKLRFDGQLEFVRRNDKQVKIRGFRIELGEIETHLKSHPLVVQNAVIVREDKPGDKRLVAYIVASDRQSIDTSRLRKHLRQFVPPYMVPQHFVSLPHMPLTNNGKVDHKSLPKPDESNDVRAAHDDRATEHSQSESYLMSLCTRMLEHTDVALDDIFFDVGGHSLLVMQIIASVEREKGFKFSPQDFLVNTLGQLASKLEAATQPQMVERAAKQPDVQPDEEEKQLPAEQDIEITRSRRPFALRFLSRWKAAVPTPDRTEDAAEVKGFWD from the coding sequence ATGGACACGTTTCCGTCTTCAAGCCAGACCACGTTCTCCGGCGTCACGTCCCATGGCACCGTTCCCGTCGTCGTCCAGTCCCGGGCGACCGACGATCGGTTCCCGTGCAGCGAAGCGCAATTGGAAATCTGGTTGGCCAGCCAACAAAGCGACGAAGCCAATTGTGCCTACAACGAAATCAGCTCGCTGACGTTTCATGGTGCTTTGAATGTTGATGCGCTTAGGTCCGCAATCAATCGAGTCATGGCAAGGCACGCGTCCTTGCGATGCGACTTCGCCGATAACGGAAAAGACGTACGCATCCATGATTCCATAGCGCCGTCGATTCGCTTTTTGGACTGGTCGACGTCGCCTAATGAACAGCGTGAAGAACTCGCACACCATTTGATCCGTGACGAAGGTACCGAACCGTTTGACTTGACGTCAGCACCGTTGATCCGATTCGCGTTGCAGAAGTTTTCAAACGATCATCACAAGCTGACCTTCACCACACATCACTTGGTCATGGACGGTTGGTCTCTGTCCGTTTTCTGCCATGACCTGGGCGCCTACTACGATCAGGAAATCGGTGTTCGACCACGGCAAGACCTGCCACCGACGGACTATCGCGATTTCGCATCCGCGATGAAGGAGTACGAAAACTCCGATCAACGACAAGCGGATGAATCGTTCTGGAAACAGACGTACCAAGGCGGAATCCCCAACCTGGATCTTCCACTGCAAGGCCGCCGTCGAAAGCTGCGAACGTATGCGGCGGCCCGTTACGATCACACCTTACCCCCGCATTTGATCGCAAAGTTAAAGCGAGTCTCGGCGAAATCGGGATGCAGCCTATTTAACGCCATGCTAGCGGGTTTCGGAGCCTTTGTTTCTCGGATCTGCGGAACGAATGATCTGATTCTTGGAATCCCGACCGCAGGTCAGGCTGCCACGGATCTTCCCGAGCTGATCGGTCATTGCGTCAACACGATGCCGCTGCGTATCACAGTGGACGATTCGCTGTCGTTTGCCGAACACTTGACGACGACACGCACGGCGATGCTTGACGCCCTGGACCATCAACGACTGTCGTTCGGGTCCCTGCTCCGCATGCTGGCACCACCGCGTGAGCCCAGTCGTCCGCCCATGGTCAATGTTTCACTCAACGTCGATCCGATGATCGACACCAACCAGATCGGTTTCAACGGTCTGGCGGTCACGCCCGGAATCGAACCGAGGGCGTATGAAAACTTTGACTGGTTCGTCAATGGAGTGATCCTGAATGACGACTCCATCGAAATGCAGGTCCAGTACAACCGCGATCTCTTCACCGCGGATGCAATGCGTTTCTATCTGCAGGGATTCGAAGCATTCTTGGACGCTGCGATCGAATCGCCGTCGCAACCGATCGGGCGATGCCCCGTAATGAGTGTCCCGCAACGACAAGCGGTCATTGCGGATTGGAATGATACATCGCTAGACCTGCCCGACGCCGCGACGCTGCACGAGTTATTCGAGGCCCAGGCGAAACAGTCTGTGGATCGAGACGCAGTTGAGTTCCAAGGACGTCGATTGACCTACGGCGAACAGGAAACGAAATCCAATCAACAAGCCCGTGTCCTTCGCAATCAAGGTGTCCAAACCGGTGATCTTGTCGGCATCTGTGTCGAACGAAGCGAACAAATGCTGGTGCATCTGTACGCGATCATGAAAGCGGGCGCGGCGTACGTTCCGCTGGACCCGGCCTACCCGACCGACCGTTTAGCGTACATGTGCGATCATTCGGGATTGACGATGATTGTCACTCAATCGCACCTGATCGACCGCGTTGCGCAGTTCAACAAACCAATGGTTGCGTTTGATCAGATGACGCGGCAAATTGCCGAACAGCGCCCGGAGCCATTGGGCATCGCCGGCGCTCCGGATGACCTGTGCTATGTCATCTACACCTCGGGATCGACCGGAAAGCCGAAGGGCGTGCAGGTTCCTCATGGTGCGGTCGTCAACTTCCTAATGTCGATGCAACAGGAACCCGGGTTCACGCCGGATGACGTTTTGCTGGCGGTGACCACGCTGTCGTTTGATATTTCAGTTTTGGAGCTATTCCTGCCAACGGTCACCGGCGGAAAGGTGGTGATCTTGGACAGTGTTTCGGCCGCCGATGGAAACGCGTTGTCGGACGCAATCGATCGACACGCAATCACGGTGCTGCAGGCGACTCCATCAACTTGGCGTCTGTTGATCCAGTCCCGATGGTCATCGCTCAAGGCTCTGGACCGTCAGGCTGAAACAGTTGGCCAAAGCGATATGCCCCAAACCCTGAAAGCCTTGTGCGGTGGTGAACCCATGCCGGGCGAGATCGTCGGCCCGTTGCTGAAGGACTGTGACGAACTTTGGAACATGTATGGGCCCACCGAAACCACCGTATGGTCCGCCGCCTACAAGATCACTGATGGAACTGCTCCGATTCTGATCGGCAAGCCGATCGGGAACACTCAAATCTATCTATTGGATTCACAAGGTCGCGAAACGCCGCCGGGTTGCGAAGGCGAACTTCATGTCGGCGGGGCGGGGGTCACCCGTGGCTATCGAAATCGCGACGATCTGACCGACGAAAAGTTCATCGAAAACCGGTATCGAAACCCTTTCGCCGACTACGTCAGCGATCGACTGTACCGGACTGGCGACATTGCGAAACTGCGTTTCGATGGACAGTTGGAATTTGTCCGTCGCAATGACAAACAAGTGAAGATTCGCGGGTTTCGAATCGAGCTGGGTGAAATCGAGACGCATTTGAAGTCGCATCCCTTGGTCGTCCAGAATGCAGTGATCGTTCGTGAAGACAAACCGGGTGACAAACGATTGGTCGCCTACATCGTTGCCTCGGACCGCCAATCGATCGATACGAGTCGGTTGCGCAAACACTTGCGTCAGTTCGTTCCGCCCTACATGGTGCCACAGCACTTTGTCAGCCTTCCGCACATGCCGCTGACCAACAATGGCAAAGTGGATCACAAGTCATTGCCCAAGCCGGACGAATCCAACGACGTACGTGCCGCCCATGACGATCGGGCAACCGAACACAGTCAGTCAGAATCGTATCTGATGTCACTTTGCACGCGGATGCTTGAGCATACCGACGTGGCGTTGGACGACATCTTCTTCGATGTCGGTGGTCATTCACTGCTGGTGATGCAAATCATCGCGTCCGTGGAACGTGAGAAGGGATTCAAGTTCAGTCCCCAAGATTTCCTGGTCAACACCTTGGGGCAGTTGGCGTCCAAGTTGGAAGCTGCGACACAACCACAGATGGTAGAACGTGCGGCGAAGCAACCTGACGTCCAACCCGACGAAGAGGAGAAGCAACTGCCTGCGGAGCAGGACATCGAAATCACACGGTCGAGACGCCCGTTCGCGTTACGTTTTCTGTCAAGATGGAAAGCCGCGGTGCCAACGCCAGATCGTACGGAGGATGCCGCAGAAGTGAAGGGATTCTGGGACTGA
- a CDS encoding aspartate aminotransferase family protein has product MNQSIMPRSKSYAQEHRRYLADPRTVSGFRPNLKEMTHPIVVDRSKGVHLWDIDGNEYIDFTCGFGSNILGHGHDVIVDAITDQLQNDFSIGPQTPLAGEVARIFCELTGHDRMAFSNTGSEAVLGCTRLARNYTGRDLIVMFNGDYHGILDEVVVRGSKKQKSFPAATGIPKDYVTNTLVLEYGAEQSLQIIEDNLDRLAAVLVEPVQSRKPELQPQAFLKSLERMTANQPTALIFDEVISGFRIGLGGAQEHFGVKADLASYGKIVGGGMPIGVVAGRSEYMAGLDGGFWNYGDDSRPEAGMTYFAGTFVRHPLTLAASKAILTHLKKCGPAAYARINALSDDLAERSNRVFQELNAPMFLANFGSLFKIQFREDMLYSEVFFAGLRRRGIHIWDHRPCLLTLAHRPEHVDQFVTALRDTIVECQQYRFLPGQGVPQTIDANDAQQPTDRSASPPCLNAKLGRDTNNNPAWFVADTLNPGQYVQVGLPS; this is encoded by the coding sequence ATGAATCAGAGCATCATGCCACGCAGCAAGTCTTACGCCCAGGAACACCGCCGGTATCTGGCCGACCCACGAACCGTCTCCGGTTTCCGTCCCAACTTGAAAGAGATGACGCATCCGATCGTTGTGGATCGCAGCAAGGGCGTCCACCTTTGGGACATCGATGGCAACGAGTACATCGATTTCACTTGTGGTTTCGGCTCCAACATCTTGGGGCACGGGCATGACGTGATCGTCGACGCGATCACCGACCAGCTGCAAAATGACTTTTCTATCGGACCACAAACGCCACTTGCGGGCGAAGTCGCCAGGATCTTTTGTGAACTGACCGGCCACGATCGGATGGCCTTCAGCAACACGGGGTCCGAAGCCGTTCTCGGGTGCACGCGTTTGGCACGCAACTACACCGGTCGCGACTTGATCGTGATGTTCAACGGCGATTACCACGGAATCTTGGATGAAGTGGTCGTCCGTGGCAGCAAGAAACAAAAAAGCTTTCCTGCGGCGACCGGAATCCCCAAGGACTACGTCACGAACACACTGGTCCTGGAATACGGTGCCGAGCAATCGCTACAGATCATCGAAGACAATCTGGATCGCTTGGCCGCGGTTCTTGTCGAACCGGTGCAAAGCCGCAAACCGGAACTTCAGCCACAGGCCTTCTTGAAATCGCTGGAACGCATGACGGCGAATCAGCCCACGGCGTTGATCTTTGACGAAGTCATCTCCGGATTCCGGATCGGCCTGGGCGGCGCTCAAGAACATTTTGGAGTCAAGGCAGATCTGGCGTCCTATGGAAAGATTGTCGGCGGCGGCATGCCGATCGGTGTTGTTGCCGGTCGATCCGAGTACATGGCTGGCCTGGACGGCGGTTTTTGGAACTACGGGGACGACAGTCGACCGGAAGCGGGAATGACCTACTTCGCCGGAACCTTCGTCCGCCACCCGCTGACCCTTGCGGCGTCCAAAGCGATCCTGACACACCTAAAGAAATGCGGGCCTGCTGCGTACGCACGCATCAACGCTTTGTCCGACGATCTGGCCGAAAGGTCGAATCGTGTGTTCCAAGAATTGAACGCACCGATGTTCCTGGCGAACTTCGGATCGTTGTTCAAGATCCAGTTCCGTGAAGACATGCTTTACAGCGAAGTGTTCTTTGCGGGGTTGCGAAGACGTGGAATCCACATTTGGGACCACCGTCCTTGCTTGCTGACACTGGCACATCGACCAGAGCACGTCGATCAGTTCGTCACGGCGTTGCGTGACACCATCGTCGAGTGCCAGCAGTACCGATTTCTGCCCGGCCAAGGGGTTCCCCAGACCATCGACGCCAACGATGCACAGCAGCCCACTGACCGATCGGCATCTCCGCCTTGTTTGAATGCCAAACTGGGTCGTGACACGAACAACAACCCCGCATGGTTCGTCGCGGACACGCTAAATCCTGGCCAATACGTCCAAGTCGGCTTGCCGTCCTAG
- a CDS encoding polyketide synthase, translated as MNGAAEYYQRINAATVRDVPQFPVHALIDQVCERRPDAIAVLSGDDTQTYRQLKTKSDQLAVHLRRRGVGVGDLVGLCSNRDVDTPALLLGILKSGAGYVPLDPEYPSDRLRLMVEDSGLGHIVSHRQQATLIGSFDVETTIVDDWSAVTTGADNHTVPKLAAAGEIDLKSDVAYVIYTSGSTGKPKGVMVQHHAMLNLLSSMLETPGFGEQDRLLATTTLSFDISVVEMFLPLLAGGSLVVVDRQTAKDATALTAAIDRYAVNFMQATPAMWRILLSGGLPNRADMRFVSAGEPLTHDLAMKLLDHGTELWNLYGPTETTVYSTGQRIGRDHSRILIGRPIANTQIFIVDPNDSLCLPGDPGELLIAGEGVTLGYRNRPELNQQRFTDWKGHRVYRTGDLARLTDDGRIDHLGRMDSQIKLDGHRIELGEIDAAMLDHPNVAQAAAVLREDIPSEKRLVGYVIASTNGAVDLSQMRQTLEQRLPAYMIPQRFVEIDQFPQTPSGKLDRDQFPLPPSDRPDVSTDYAAPKTEVEKQLAKIWCELLQLDRVGIEDNFLHLGGSSLRAVAMIARAAEEIGLNITPAEFFDHPTIASLVDLAGTTNEKAKPDSGTTDSNTVHQAAYAIVGIAARMPGAANLQQFWNNLIEGRESIRFFQPNELDSGLKESVTSHPGYVAARGVVDDADCFDRKFFGMTPRDAELTDPQQRIMMELAWTALEDAGAIPGKTENRIGIWAGTYATTYLTKNLLTNPRVVLEVDDFKLGIHNEKDYIATRVAHALDLRGPAVNVNTACSTSLVAVIQACQSLRLGDCDVALAGGVSITFPQNQGHLHQDGSIFSKDGHCRPFDADASGTLFSDGAGVVVLKRLQDAINDNDRVYAVIKGYGINNDGGQKASFSAPSLKGQANAIAAAHRMAGFTPDSISYVEAHGTATPLGDPIEVSALSKAFGPSSFGKPFCAIGSVKSNIGHTVSAAGVAGLIKVAMSMHHQTIPATINYSKPNPQIPFSDSPLNVCDRRTPWPSSDVPRRAGVSSFGVGGTNAHVVLEDAPAIALADDHQTGQELPFSILPISAKTERSLEGNVEELKICFQHSNRDDELSDIAATLQHRRQHFRHRAAVVARSAEEARRKLDERSPQDFIRSHASPRPRDLVFMYPGQGTQYVRMGQDLYEHSTVFRDCLDECSEILLPLLERDLREVMFPPRGDEAASEEILRNTRFTQPALFALGVSLSRMWMAWGFEPSAMIGHSIGEFAAACVSGVFTLDVGLKLITERGRLMQELPGGSMLSVRKPGSDVETMLWGDMAIASYNGPNLCVVAGPTDQVSQLQPKLEGDSVVCRRLHTSHAFHSPMMDPVVQPFQQFAEQFEFAAPNIPILSTVTGQWMTDHEATNPEYWANHLRAPVRFSSAIQRVWSEDDGDPTRILLELGPRKTLSSLAKQHAASPKQQLAYPTLSDRADNQAEWSATTTAIAQLWASGTDVNWSKLSCNGAPRKKSTPVSIPTYSFDRERFFIDPPTVQKTLTTDSTYASGPSTQPTPPAHHETMNRLPQLIERIHHVFENSSGFDVSEFSDDTTFFEMGLDSLVLTQTASSLTTEFETEVNFRQLLEGTVTVGNNWPSSHNARSHQRRSTSPQLRPRKHSKTR; from the coding sequence ATGAATGGCGCCGCTGAATACTATCAACGCATCAACGCAGCCACGGTTCGTGACGTTCCACAGTTTCCCGTTCACGCGCTGATCGATCAAGTATGTGAACGCCGACCCGACGCGATCGCTGTTCTGTCCGGTGATGACACGCAAACGTATCGCCAACTGAAGACCAAGAGCGATCAACTGGCGGTTCATCTTCGGCGACGCGGCGTCGGCGTCGGTGACTTGGTCGGACTTTGCAGCAATCGTGACGTCGACACCCCTGCGCTGTTGCTAGGCATTTTGAAGTCCGGTGCGGGCTACGTCCCGCTTGATCCCGAGTATCCGTCGGATCGTCTGCGGCTGATGGTCGAAGACAGCGGTCTGGGCCACATCGTTTCGCATCGCCAACAAGCGACTTTGATCGGATCGTTCGACGTGGAAACCACCATCGTCGACGACTGGTCGGCAGTGACCACCGGTGCAGACAATCACACGGTGCCGAAGCTTGCCGCGGCTGGCGAGATCGATTTGAAATCCGATGTGGCCTACGTCATCTACACATCGGGTTCGACCGGGAAACCCAAGGGCGTGATGGTTCAACATCATGCAATGCTGAACCTGTTATCCAGCATGCTGGAGACGCCAGGGTTCGGTGAACAAGACCGCCTGCTGGCGACGACGACTCTGTCTTTCGATATCAGCGTCGTTGAGATGTTTCTGCCGCTGTTGGCCGGTGGCAGCTTGGTCGTTGTGGATCGACAGACCGCCAAGGATGCGACTGCCCTGACCGCGGCGATCGATCGGTACGCCGTCAACTTCATGCAGGCGACGCCGGCCATGTGGCGGATCTTGCTGTCCGGCGGTCTGCCGAATCGTGCCGATATGCGGTTCGTCTCCGCCGGCGAACCGTTGACACATGACCTGGCGATGAAGCTGTTGGACCATGGCACAGAGCTTTGGAATCTGTACGGTCCGACCGAAACCACGGTCTATTCGACCGGCCAGCGAATTGGGCGTGATCATAGTCGAATCCTGATCGGTCGACCTATCGCTAATACCCAGATTTTCATCGTTGACCCCAACGATTCGCTTTGCCTGCCCGGCGATCCCGGTGAACTGCTGATCGCCGGCGAAGGCGTGACGTTGGGTTACCGGAATCGGCCCGAGCTGAACCAACAGCGATTCACCGATTGGAAGGGTCATCGTGTCTATCGCACGGGTGATTTGGCCAGATTGACCGACGACGGCCGGATCGATCACCTCGGCCGCATGGACAGCCAAATCAAGCTGGATGGCCACCGGATCGAACTCGGTGAAATCGACGCCGCGATGCTCGATCACCCCAACGTGGCTCAAGCGGCTGCGGTTCTGCGAGAGGACATCCCGAGCGAAAAACGCTTGGTCGGATACGTCATCGCATCCACCAACGGTGCTGTTGATCTTTCCCAGATGCGGCAAACGCTGGAGCAACGATTGCCGGCGTACATGATCCCGCAGCGGTTTGTAGAAATTGATCAGTTTCCCCAAACCCCGTCAGGAAAACTGGACCGAGACCAATTCCCATTGCCTCCATCGGATCGCCCCGACGTCAGCACCGATTATGCCGCACCGAAAACCGAAGTCGAAAAGCAGCTTGCGAAGATTTGGTGCGAACTGCTTCAGCTTGACCGCGTCGGAATTGAAGACAACTTCTTGCACCTGGGCGGCAGTTCGCTGCGTGCCGTTGCGATGATCGCTCGCGCGGCAGAAGAAATCGGATTGAACATCACGCCCGCTGAGTTTTTCGATCATCCCACGATCGCATCGCTGGTCGACCTTGCCGGTACGACAAACGAAAAAGCCAAACCCGATTCTGGCACCACCGATTCGAACACCGTCCACCAAGCTGCATACGCGATCGTCGGAATTGCAGCCCGAATGCCGGGCGCGGCGAATCTGCAGCAGTTTTGGAACAACCTGATCGAAGGACGTGAATCGATTCGGTTCTTTCAGCCAAACGAATTGGACTCCGGCTTGAAGGAAAGCGTCACCTCACATCCTGGCTACGTTGCCGCTCGTGGCGTTGTTGACGATGCCGATTGTTTCGACCGCAAATTCTTTGGCATGACGCCGCGCGATGCGGAGCTTACTGATCCCCAACAGCGGATCATGATGGAACTGGCGTGGACGGCACTGGAAGACGCCGGTGCCATCCCCGGCAAGACCGAAAACCGCATCGGAATTTGGGCGGGAACCTATGCGACGACCTACCTGACCAAGAATTTGCTGACCAATCCGCGAGTCGTTCTTGAGGTCGACGATTTCAAACTGGGCATTCACAACGAAAAGGACTACATCGCGACGCGAGTCGCCCACGCACTAGATCTTCGAGGCCCAGCGGTCAACGTGAACACGGCATGCTCCACGTCGCTAGTCGCGGTGATCCAGGCGTGCCAGTCGCTTCGGCTGGGCGACTGCGATGTCGCCTTGGCCGGCGGTGTCTCGATCACGTTCCCACAAAACCAGGGACACCTTCACCAAGACGGCAGCATCTTTTCGAAAGACGGACACTGTCGCCCCTTCGATGCAGATGCGAGCGGGACGTTGTTCAGCGATGGTGCGGGCGTGGTTGTGTTGAAACGTCTGCAGGATGCCATCAATGACAATGACCGTGTCTATGCGGTGATCAAAGGCTATGGAATCAACAATGACGGCGGCCAGAAAGCGAGTTTTTCGGCCCCCAGTTTGAAAGGCCAAGCAAACGCGATCGCCGCTGCCCATCGGATGGCGGGATTCACCCCGGATTCAATCTCCTATGTCGAAGCCCACGGAACGGCAACGCCGCTTGGCGACCCGATCGAAGTTTCAGCACTGTCCAAGGCGTTCGGCCCGTCATCATTCGGGAAACCGTTCTGTGCGATCGGAAGTGTCAAATCGAATATCGGACATACCGTATCCGCCGCGGGGGTTGCCGGCCTGATCAAAGTCGCGATGTCGATGCATCATCAAACGATCCCCGCGACCATCAACTATTCCAAACCCAACCCGCAGATTCCGTTCTCGGACAGCCCCTTGAACGTTTGCGACCGACGGACGCCTTGGCCATCGTCCGATGTTCCCCGCCGCGCCGGTGTCAGTTCCTTTGGCGTCGGCGGCACCAATGCCCATGTGGTGTTAGAAGACGCACCGGCAATTGCGTTGGCCGATGATCACCAAACCGGACAGGAACTGCCGTTCAGCATCCTGCCGATTTCTGCCAAAACAGAACGCTCGCTGGAAGGGAACGTTGAGGAACTGAAAATCTGTTTTCAGCATTCCAATCGTGACGATGAACTGAGCGATATCGCCGCGACCCTACAGCACCGACGTCAGCACTTCCGCCACCGAGCCGCGGTCGTCGCAAGGTCCGCCGAAGAAGCCCGCCGCAAGTTAGACGAAAGGTCGCCGCAAGACTTCATTCGCAGTCATGCTTCCCCCAGACCTCGCGACCTCGTGTTCATGTACCCGGGCCAAGGCACGCAGTACGTCCGGATGGGCCAGGATCTTTACGAACACTCGACCGTGTTCCGTGATTGTCTGGATGAGTGCAGCGAGATCTTACTGCCGTTGCTGGAACGTGATCTTCGCGAAGTCATGTTTCCGCCACGTGGTGATGAAGCGGCCTCCGAAGAGATTCTTCGCAACACCCGATTCACACAGCCGGCATTGTTCGCACTTGGCGTCTCGCTGTCGCGGATGTGGATGGCGTGGGGCTTTGAACCATCGGCGATGATCGGGCATTCCATCGGCGAATTTGCCGCGGCCTGTGTGTCGGGCGTCTTCACCTTGGACGTCGGACTGAAACTGATCACCGAACGTGGCCGACTGATGCAAGAACTACCCGGGGGCAGCATGCTGAGCGTGCGAAAACCAGGCAGCGATGTCGAAACGATGCTGTGGGGCGACATGGCCATCGCGTCATACAACGGTCCCAACCTGTGCGTTGTCGCCGGTCCCACGGATCAGGTCAGCCAATTGCAGCCGAAGCTTGAGGGTGACTCTGTCGTCTGTCGACGATTGCACACCTCTCACGCCTTCCATTCTCCCATGATGGATCCGGTGGTCCAGCCGTTCCAACAGTTTGCCGAACAGTTCGAATTCGCAGCGCCGAACATTCCGATTCTTTCAACGGTGACCGGGCAATGGATGACCGATCACGAAGCAACCAACCCGGAATACTGGGCAAATCATCTGCGGGCACCCGTGCGGTTTTCATCCGCGATCCAAAGGGTCTGGTCCGAGGACGATGGTGACCCGACGAGAATCCTGTTGGAATTGGGACCGCGAAAAACGCTGTCCAGTCTGGCAAAGCAGCACGCCGCGTCACCCAAGCAGCAACTGGCCTATCCCACCCTGTCTGACCGAGCGGACAATCAAGCCGAATGGTCGGCGACGACGACCGCGATTGCCCAGCTGTGGGCCAGCGGGACCGATGTGAACTGGTCAAAACTGTCGTGCAACGGCGCGCCACGAAAAAAGTCGACACCGGTCTCCATTCCCACGTACAGCTTCGATCGAGAACGCTTCTTCATCGATCCACCGACCGTGCAGAAGACTTTGACCACGGATTCCACCTATGCATCCGGTCCATCAACGCAACCGACGCCCCCAGCCCACCACGAAACGATGAATCGATTGCCCCAACTCATCGAACGGATTCATCACGTCTTCGAAAACTCCTCTGGGTTCGATGTCAGTGAGTTCAGCGACGACACGACCTTCTTCGAAATGGGGCTCGATTCACTGGTTTTGACACAGACTGCGTCCTCGTTGACCACGGAATTTGAGACGGAAGTGAATTTCCGACAACTGTTGGAAGGAACTGTCACCGTCGGAAACAACTGGCCGTCTTCGCACAACGCCCGATCGCACCAACGACGATCGACCAGCCCACAGTTACGGCCCAGAAAACACAGCAAAACACGCTAA